From Megalobrama amblycephala isolate DHTTF-2021 linkage group LG8, ASM1881202v1, whole genome shotgun sequence, the proteins below share one genomic window:
- the LOC125274324 gene encoding caspase-8-like isoform X2, whose amino-acid sequence MNFLSVSVDALSRLFKKMHFIVKVLDDLTASDIKDAMKNFAKKDHTRMGAFVCCVLSHGEKGAVLGVDAKPVEIHELTLPFAECHTLTSKPKLFFIQACQGREAQNGVWTADGQGNDTEEGTFEEDDYNPALRKVPIKADFLIGMATVEHYQSFRHIKDGSIYIQELCRQLELFCPRKIRDELECGCCHTAHVTLM is encoded by the exons ATGaactttctctctgtctctgtagATGCTCTTTCCCGATTGTTTaagaaaatgcattttatagTTAAGGTGCTGGATGATCTGACAGCCTCAGATATAAAAGATGCGATGAAGAATTTTGCAAAAAAGGATCATACTCGAATGGGCGCTTTTGTCTGCTGTGTCCTCTCGCACGGAGAGAAAGGCGCTGTGTTGGGCGTAGATGCTAAACCAGTTGAAATCCATGAACTCACACTGCCTTTTGCTGAATGTCACACACTAACAAGCAAACCCAAGCTTTTCTTCATTCAAGCCTGCCAAGGAAGAGAGGCCCAGAACGGTGTATGGACAGCAGATGGACAAGGGAACGATACAGAAGAAGGAACATTTGAGGAAGATGATTATAATCCTGCATTGCGCAAGGTTCCCATAAAAGCTGATTTCCTAATCGGAATGGCCACAGTAGAGCATTACCAGTCCTTTCGCCACATTAAAGATGGGTCTATCTATATCCAGGAGCTCTGTAGACAGCTGGAGTTATTCTGCCCCAG GAAGATTAGAGATGAGCTGGAATGCGGATGCTGTCACACCGCTCATGTGACCCTCATGTGA
- the LOC125274324 gene encoding caspase-8-like isoform X1: MNFLSVSVDALSRLFKKMHFIVKVLDDLTASDIKDAMKNFAKKDHTRMGAFVCCVLSHGEKGAVLGVDAKPVEIHELTLPFAECHTLTSKPKLFFIQACQGREAQNGVWTADGQGNDTEEGTFEEDDYNPALRKVPIKADFLIGMATVEHYQSFRHIKDGSIYIQELCRQLELFCPRNLFLSHLRRKIRDELECGCCHTAHVTLM, translated from the exons ATGaactttctctctgtctctgtagATGCTCTTTCCCGATTGTTTaagaaaatgcattttatagTTAAGGTGCTGGATGATCTGACAGCCTCAGATATAAAAGATGCGATGAAGAATTTTGCAAAAAAGGATCATACTCGAATGGGCGCTTTTGTCTGCTGTGTCCTCTCGCACGGAGAGAAAGGCGCTGTGTTGGGCGTAGATGCTAAACCAGTTGAAATCCATGAACTCACACTGCCTTTTGCTGAATGTCACACACTAACAAGCAAACCCAAGCTTTTCTTCATTCAAGCCTGCCAAGGAAGAGAGGCCCAGAACGGTGTATGGACAGCAGATGGACAAGGGAACGATACAGAAGAAGGAACATTTGAGGAAGATGATTATAATCCTGCATTGCGCAAGGTTCCCATAAAAGCTGATTTCCTAATCGGAATGGCCACAGTAGAGCATTACCAGTCCTTTCGCCACATTAAAGATGGGTCTATCTATATCCAGGAGCTCTGTAGACAGCTGGAGTTATTCTGCCCCAG AAACTTGTTCCTTTCTCATTTGCGCAGGAAGATTAGAGATGAGCTGGAATGCGGATGCTGTCACACCGCTCATGTGACCCTCATGTGA